A region from the Drosophila takahashii strain IR98-3 E-12201 chromosome 2L, DtakHiC1v2, whole genome shotgun sequence genome encodes:
- the Wdr62 gene encoding mitogen-activated protein kinase-binding protein 1 isoform X8, which produces MRHLIMTPASLSASTPTLSTLHHQRMALQSQSQSPLASPLTPSPSSVFGSPKFPANYERSEKIKLKKVLGLTVCSNAALDVSPVSGLLAYPAGCTVVLFNAKRQTQAYLVNTSRKAFTSVAFSRCGRYVATGECGINPAIKVWELETPNGSLEHCSGGSVVAEFVDHKYAVTCVAFSPTGKYLVSVGSQHDMIVNVFDWRANLKMASNKISSKVAAVCFAEDGSYFVTVGNRHVKYWYLEGGRKYKDPIPLMGRSAILGDLRDNDFCAVACGKGICAESTYAITRQGHLVEFSSRRLLDKWVQCRTSNANCICVNERFILVGCAESIIRIFNAATLEYVTTLPRTHYLGVDVAQGIQINHIMSVPQQAKFPDCIAMVFDEQRCKVSCVYNDHSLYIWDLRDISRVGKSHSFLYHSTCIWGVETVPYNVEREPSQTLPEECFVTCSSDDTIRVWGLDGCTNNDIYRRNIYSKELLKIVYSDEELQFIKDQGSSLFDKAGNSSYDGRNGVRCIKISPELQHLASGDRCGNIRVYNLVNLRLLTTIEAHESEVLCLEYSNERIERKLLASASRDRLIHVFDVAQNYLLLQTLDDHSSSITSIKFVGAGLNFQMISCGADKSIMFRSFQGNIFMRGTNTSGKTTLYDMEVDSNSKHILTACQDRNVRVYGTQNAKQTKTFKGSHSDEGSLIKLSLDPSGIYVATSCTDKTLAVYDYYSSECMARMYGHSELVTGLKFTNDCRHLISASGDGCIFIWQVPHDMIVTMQARMSQQRLRSGHAPLPRPLAPISPPDGIVLESPSSEIEQPKFGVAERFSDVGQLPQWAMRKAAGDSDSGALSIPTPSGSTNVPAMHAASSMGNLSSSPSQQMPGLAPRARGRWAQRSTQLEPTADDLRSNSESPLGTVSSVGGHSGVNVQTSDYNSASSKDITYNQTYLSEDSSIDSGMETRRGELKFIGSSSNGTVVTVSSVSSLAVSASNGAMSTGSGAAQQRLQLPDKRLKPGLRFDTHSHDHDGDVEDISDGERTSSDHGMFYNNLAPSTPTDFKVTAMNEDELRKSVRRQKFEKSGLQLTPSALSGNGSSHTASTGTGTGTSDTEDEGSTPSAENAERSLASTLGGSSENLPQSSGNSFLHAALPEGPGLITSPMERGGSSRRSISAKHNTENGKSVAAPPTITKSYTSTKKEELLQVINKVKQQLENVGHRPLRGSHSISDLSLAANLDGSRNAGGGPGRYSKPGNPKTLNPMPIEESSIRRACSLSDLHMGNFGKPGKSNGTPQKPQVQHRNGNVSRSASKRNSLQGKTGLGASSNSMNVLNQGSDSEPEDSNRLRSATNGQGRSNGPIAANRQYSNKVNNVNNNRRKTPNFSSATPMQDDSSSEETPNSTVNNKPIVPPRPRNLGFDHKSKLMINNTGSPGGNAKQRSGVTSTEDYEGTDPEAQVHNVINKLYTTTQAAMQLHANLKNSLLLKELENALIMSRNMLSSITNRQADKTNNGGGVGGGLGVGGSGGLNHEQLSADNGDYLMMVNNCADLLSNLRTKHKPDDCENNS; this is translated from the exons ATAAAACTCAAAAAGGTTTTGGGCCTGACTGTGTGCAGCAATGCGGCTCTGGATGTCTCCCCAGTCAGCGGCCTGCTGGCCTATCCAGCTGG CTGCACCGTGGTGCTGTTCAACGCGAAGCGCCAGACACAGGCCTATTTGGTCAACACCTCCCGCAAAGCATTCACATCCGTGGCATTTTCGCGATGTGGTCGCTATGTGGCCACCGGCGAATGTGGCATCAATCCGGCGATCAAAGTTTGGGAGCTGGAAACTCCTAACGGAAGTCTGGAGCACTGCAGCGGCGGCAGTGTTGTTGCCGAGTTTGTGGACCACAAATACGCCGTCACCTGTGTG GCCTTTTCGCCCACTGGCAAGTACCTGGTTTCGGTGGGCTCCCAGCACGACATGATTGTCAACGTGTTCGACTGGCGGGCCAACCTCAAGATGGCCTCGAATAAAATCAGCTCCAAGGTGGCAGCCGTGTGTTTTGCCGAGGATGGCAGCTATTTCGTCACCGTGGGCAATCGCCATGTCAAATACTGGTATCTGGAGGGTGGAAGAAAG TACAAGGATCCCATTCCCCTGATGGGACGCAGCGCCATTCTGGGCGACTTGCGGGACAACGACTTCTGTGCGGTGGCCTGCGGCAAGGGGATCTGTGCGGAGAGCACGTACGCCATCACGCGGCAAGGCCATCTGGTGGAGTTCAGCTCCCGCCGCCTGCTGGACAAGTGGGTGCAGTGCCGCACCTCCAATGCCAACTGTATCTGCGTGAACGAGCGATTCATCCTCGTGGGCTGCGCCGAGTCCATCATTCGCATCTTCAATGCGGCCACGCTGGAATACGTGACCACGCTGCCGAGGACCCATTACTTGGGCGTGGATGTGGCCCAGGGCATCCAGATCAACCACATCATGTCGGTGCCGCAGCAAGCCAAGTTCCCGGACTGCATCGCCATGGTTTTCGATGAGCAGCGTTGCAAG GTGAGCTGCGTCTACAACGATCACTCTCTGTACATCTGGGATCTGCGCGACATCTCACGGGTGGGCAAGTCGCACTCGTTCCTCTATCACTCCACTTGCATCTGGGGCGTGGAGACAGTGCCATATAATGTGGAGCGGGAGCCGTCGCAAACCCTGCCTGAGGAGTGTTTCGTCACCTGCTCCTCGGACGACACCATTCGCGTCTGGGGACTGGACGGGTGTACCAACAATGATATCTACCGCAGGAACATCTACTCCAAGGAGCTGCTGAAAATTGTCTACAGCGACGAGGAGCTGCAGTTCATCAAGGATCAGGGCTCCTCGCTGTTCGACAAGGCCGGAAACTCGTCTTATGATGGACGGAATGGAGTGCGTTGCATCAAGATCAGTCCGGAACTGCAGCATTTAGCCAGCGGAGATCGGTGCGGCAATATACGTGTGTATAATCTGGTCAATCTGCGCCTGCTCACCACCATCGAAGCCCATGAATCGGAGGTGCTTTGCCTGGAGTATTCCAATGAGCGGATCGAGCGAAAGCTGCTGGCCAGCGCCAGTAGGGATCGTCTCATTCACGTCTTTGATGTGGCCCAAAACTATCTGTTGCTGCAGACCCTGGATGATCACAGCTCCTCCATTACCTCTATTAAGTTTGTGGGTGCCGGACTCAATTTCCAGATGATCAGTTGCGGAGCGGATAAGTCGATTATGTTTAGGAGTTTTCAG GGCAACATCTTCATGAGGGGAACCAACACCTCCGGCAAGACGACCTTGTATGACATGGAGGTGGACTCGAATTCGAAACACATTTTGACCGCCTGCCAGGATCGCAATGTGCGGGTCTATGGAACACAGAATGCCAAGCAAACGAAGACCTTCAAGGGTTCCCATTCGGACGAGGGAAGTCTCATAAAACTAAGTCTCGATCCCAGCGGCATCTATGTGGCCACCTCGTGCACGGATAAAACCCTGGCCGTCTATGATTACTACTCCAGCGAGTGCATGGCCAGGATGTATGGACACAGTGAGCTGGTCACGGGTTTGAAGTTCACCAACGATTGCCGACATCTGATCTCGGCGAGCGGCGATGGTTGCATATTCATCTGGCAGGTGCCTCATGATATGATAGTCACCATGCAGGCGAGGATGTCGCAGCAGCGTCTGAGATCGGGTCATGCTCCTTTGCCTCGGCCACTGGCGCCCATTTCTCCGCCGGATGGTATTGTCCTAGAATCACCGAGCAGCGAAATCGAGCAACCCAAATTCGGGGTGGCCGAGAGGTTCTCGGATGTGGGCCAACTGCCGCAGTGGGCGATGCGAAAGGCAGCCGGGGATTCGGATAGCGGAGCCCTGTCCATTCCCACGCCCAGTGGATCCACAAATGTACCTGCCATGCATGCCGCCTCATCGATGGGCAACCTCAGTTCATCGCCCAGTCAACAGATGCCGGGATTGGCACCCCGAGCAAGGGGAAGATGGGCCCAGCGGAGCACTCAGCTGGAGCCGACGGCCGATGATCTGCGTTCCAACTCAGAGAGTCCTTTGGGAACCGTCTCGTCTGTAGGTGGTCATAGCGGTGTGAATGTCCAGACCTCTGATTACAATAGTGCATCTTCCAAGGACATTACGTACAATCAAACGTATTTGAGTGAGGACTCGTCTATTGATTCCGGGATGGAGACGCGAAGGGGCGAGCTCAAGTTcatcggcagcagcagcaatggaACAGTGGTCACCGTGTCCTCCGTCTCCTCGCTGGCCGTTTCTGCCTCCAATGGTGCCATGTCAACCGGTTCTGGAGCTGCCCAACAGCGTCTCCAGCTGCCGGATAAAAGGTTGAAGCCGGGTCTGCGCTTCGATACCCACTCCCATGATCATGATGGTGATGTGGAGGATATTTCCGATGGGGAAAGAACCAGCTCCGACCATGGAATGTTCTACAACAACCTGGCGCCCAGCACGCCAAC AGATTTCAAGGTGACGGCCATGAACGAGGACGAGCTGCGCAAGTCGGTGCGCCGTCAGAAGTTCGAGAAGTCCGGCCTTCAGCTTACCCCTTCGGCGCtcagcggaaacggaagttcGCATACGGCGAGCACAGGGACGGGAACAGGAACCTCCGATACCGAGGACGAGGGCTCCACGCCCAGTGCCGAAAATGCCGAGCGTTCGCTGGCCTCCACGCTGGGCGGCAGCTCGGAAAATCTGCCCCAGAGCAGCGGAAATAGCTTCCTGCACGCCGCTCTGCCCGAGGGACCGGGATTAATAACTTCGCCCATGGAACGGGGTGGCAGCA GTCGCCGCAGCATCAGTGCGAAGCACAAtacggaaaatgggaaaagcgtGGCCGCACCGCCCACCATCACCAAGTCATATACGAGCACCAAAaaggaggagctgctgcaggTCATCAACAAGGTCAAGCAGCAGCTGGAGAAT GTAGGCCATAGACCCCTTCGGGGAAGCCATAGCATATCGGACCTGAGTCTGGCTGCCAATTTGGATGGATCGAGGAATGCGGGCGGAGGACCGGGACGTTACTCGAAGCCAG GCAATCCCAAAACTCTGAATCCCATGCCCATCGAGGAGTCCTCCATACGCCGCGCCTGCTCGCTGAGTGACCTGCACATGGGCAACTTTGGCAAGC CTGGCAAATCGAATGGCACGCCGCAGAAGCCGCAGGTTCAGCACCGAAATGGAAATGTCTCGCGTTCGGCCAGCAAAAGGAACAGTTTGCAGGGCAAAACTGGATTGGGTGCCTCCAGCAACTCCATGAATGTCCTCAATCAGGGT agcgATTCGGAACCCGAGGACAGCAATCGTTTGCGTAGTGCCACCAACGGACAGGGACGTAGCAACGGACCCATTG CTGCCAATCGCCAGTACAGCAACAAGGTCAACAATGTCAACAACAATCGTCGAAAGACGCCAAACTTTAGCAGTG CCACACCCATGCAGGACGACTCCAGCTCCGAGGAGACGCCCAATAGCACTGTCAACAACAAGCCCATTGTGCCACCAAGACCAAGAAATCTGGGCTTTGATCACAAGAGCAAGCTAATGATTAACAATACTGGCAGCCCAGGCGGAAATGCCAAGCAGAGAAGTGGAGTGACCTCCACGGAGGATTACGAGGGCACAGATC CCGAGGCCCAAGTACACAATGTGATTAATAAACTTTATACGACTACACAGGCAGCTATGCAGCTGCATGCgaatctgaagaattcgctgCTGCTGAAGGAACTGGAGAACGCCCTTATTATGTCCAGAAATATGCTGAGCAGCATCACCAATAG ACAAGCGGATAAGACAAACAACGGAGGCGGAGTGGGCGGGGGATTGGGAGTGGGTGGTAGTGGGGGATTGAACCACGAGCAGCTGAGCGCTGACAACGGAGACTATCTGATGATGGTCAACAACTGTGCCGATCTTTTGAGCAATTTACGCACGAAGCACAAACCCGATGACTGTGAGAATAACTCCTAG
- the Wdr62 gene encoding mitogen-activated protein kinase-binding protein 1 isoform X7: MRHLIMTPASLSASTPTLSTLHHQRMALQSQSQSPLASPLTPSPSSVFGSPKFPANYERSEKIKLKKVLGLTVCSNAALDVSPVSGLLAYPAGCTVVLFNAKRQTQAYLVNTSRKAFTSVAFSRCGRYVATGECGINPAIKVWELETPNGSLEHCSGGSVVAEFVDHKYAVTCVAFSPTGKYLVSVGSQHDMIVNVFDWRANLKMASNKISSKVAAVCFAEDGSYFVTVGNRHVKYWYLEGGRKYKDPIPLMGRSAILGDLRDNDFCAVACGKGICAESTYAITRQGHLVEFSSRRLLDKWVQCRTSNANCICVNERFILVGCAESIIRIFNAATLEYVTTLPRTHYLGVDVAQGIQINHIMSVPQQAKFPDCIAMVFDEQRCKVSCVYNDHSLYIWDLRDISRVGKSHSFLYHSTCIWGVETVPYNVEREPSQTLPEECFVTCSSDDTIRVWGLDGCTNNDIYRRNIYSKELLKIVYSDEELQFIKDQGSSLFDKAGNSSYDGRNGVRCIKISPELQHLASGDRCGNIRVYNLVNLRLLTTIEAHESEVLCLEYSNERIERKLLASASRDRLIHVFDVAQNYLLLQTLDDHSSSITSIKFVGAGLNFQMISCGADKSIMFRSFQGNIFMRGTNTSGKTTLYDMEVDSNSKHILTACQDRNVRVYGTQNAKQTKTFKGSHSDEGSLIKLSLDPSGIYVATSCTDKTLAVYDYYSSECMARMYGHSELVTGLKFTNDCRHLISASGDGCIFIWQVPHDMIVTMQARMSQQRLRSGHAPLPRPLAPISPPDGIVLESPSSEIEQPKFGVAERFSDVGQLPQWAMRKAAGDSDSGALSIPTPSGSTNVPAMHAASSMGNLSSSPSQQMPGLAPRARGRWAQRSTQLEPTADDLRSNSESPLGTVSSVGGHSGVNVQTSDYNSASSKDITYNQTYLSEDSSIDSGMETRRGELKFIGSSSNGTVVTVSSVSSLAVSASNGAMSTGSGAAQQRLQLPDKRLKPGLRFDTHSHDHDGDVEDISDGERTSSDHGMFYNNLAPSTPTDFKVTAMNEDELRKSVRRQKFEKSGLQLTPSALSGNGSSHTASTGTGTGTSDTEDEGSTPSAENAERSLASTLGGSSENLPQSSGNSFLHAALPEGPGLITSPMERGGSSRRSISAKHNTENGKSVAAPPTITKSYTSTKKEELLQVINKVKQQLENGTRKNGNTRLNAIAEVGHRPLRGSHSISDLSLAANLDGSRNAGGGPGRYSKPGNPKTLNPMPIEESSIRRACSLSDLHMGNFGKPGKSNGTPQKPQVQHRNGNVSRSASKRNSLQGKTGLGASSNSMNVLNQGSDSEPEDSNRLRSATNGQGRSNGPIAANRQYSNKVNNVNNNRRKTPNFSSATPMQDDSSSEETPNSTVNNKPIVPPRPRNLGFDHKSKLMINNTGSPGGNAKQRSGVTSTEDYEGTDPEAQVHNVINKLYTTTQAAMQLHANLKNSLLLKELENALIMSRNMLSSITNRQADKTNNGGGVGGGLGVGGSGGLNHEQLSADNGDYLMMVNNCADLLSNLRTKHKPDDCENNS; the protein is encoded by the exons ATAAAACTCAAAAAGGTTTTGGGCCTGACTGTGTGCAGCAATGCGGCTCTGGATGTCTCCCCAGTCAGCGGCCTGCTGGCCTATCCAGCTGG CTGCACCGTGGTGCTGTTCAACGCGAAGCGCCAGACACAGGCCTATTTGGTCAACACCTCCCGCAAAGCATTCACATCCGTGGCATTTTCGCGATGTGGTCGCTATGTGGCCACCGGCGAATGTGGCATCAATCCGGCGATCAAAGTTTGGGAGCTGGAAACTCCTAACGGAAGTCTGGAGCACTGCAGCGGCGGCAGTGTTGTTGCCGAGTTTGTGGACCACAAATACGCCGTCACCTGTGTG GCCTTTTCGCCCACTGGCAAGTACCTGGTTTCGGTGGGCTCCCAGCACGACATGATTGTCAACGTGTTCGACTGGCGGGCCAACCTCAAGATGGCCTCGAATAAAATCAGCTCCAAGGTGGCAGCCGTGTGTTTTGCCGAGGATGGCAGCTATTTCGTCACCGTGGGCAATCGCCATGTCAAATACTGGTATCTGGAGGGTGGAAGAAAG TACAAGGATCCCATTCCCCTGATGGGACGCAGCGCCATTCTGGGCGACTTGCGGGACAACGACTTCTGTGCGGTGGCCTGCGGCAAGGGGATCTGTGCGGAGAGCACGTACGCCATCACGCGGCAAGGCCATCTGGTGGAGTTCAGCTCCCGCCGCCTGCTGGACAAGTGGGTGCAGTGCCGCACCTCCAATGCCAACTGTATCTGCGTGAACGAGCGATTCATCCTCGTGGGCTGCGCCGAGTCCATCATTCGCATCTTCAATGCGGCCACGCTGGAATACGTGACCACGCTGCCGAGGACCCATTACTTGGGCGTGGATGTGGCCCAGGGCATCCAGATCAACCACATCATGTCGGTGCCGCAGCAAGCCAAGTTCCCGGACTGCATCGCCATGGTTTTCGATGAGCAGCGTTGCAAG GTGAGCTGCGTCTACAACGATCACTCTCTGTACATCTGGGATCTGCGCGACATCTCACGGGTGGGCAAGTCGCACTCGTTCCTCTATCACTCCACTTGCATCTGGGGCGTGGAGACAGTGCCATATAATGTGGAGCGGGAGCCGTCGCAAACCCTGCCTGAGGAGTGTTTCGTCACCTGCTCCTCGGACGACACCATTCGCGTCTGGGGACTGGACGGGTGTACCAACAATGATATCTACCGCAGGAACATCTACTCCAAGGAGCTGCTGAAAATTGTCTACAGCGACGAGGAGCTGCAGTTCATCAAGGATCAGGGCTCCTCGCTGTTCGACAAGGCCGGAAACTCGTCTTATGATGGACGGAATGGAGTGCGTTGCATCAAGATCAGTCCGGAACTGCAGCATTTAGCCAGCGGAGATCGGTGCGGCAATATACGTGTGTATAATCTGGTCAATCTGCGCCTGCTCACCACCATCGAAGCCCATGAATCGGAGGTGCTTTGCCTGGAGTATTCCAATGAGCGGATCGAGCGAAAGCTGCTGGCCAGCGCCAGTAGGGATCGTCTCATTCACGTCTTTGATGTGGCCCAAAACTATCTGTTGCTGCAGACCCTGGATGATCACAGCTCCTCCATTACCTCTATTAAGTTTGTGGGTGCCGGACTCAATTTCCAGATGATCAGTTGCGGAGCGGATAAGTCGATTATGTTTAGGAGTTTTCAG GGCAACATCTTCATGAGGGGAACCAACACCTCCGGCAAGACGACCTTGTATGACATGGAGGTGGACTCGAATTCGAAACACATTTTGACCGCCTGCCAGGATCGCAATGTGCGGGTCTATGGAACACAGAATGCCAAGCAAACGAAGACCTTCAAGGGTTCCCATTCGGACGAGGGAAGTCTCATAAAACTAAGTCTCGATCCCAGCGGCATCTATGTGGCCACCTCGTGCACGGATAAAACCCTGGCCGTCTATGATTACTACTCCAGCGAGTGCATGGCCAGGATGTATGGACACAGTGAGCTGGTCACGGGTTTGAAGTTCACCAACGATTGCCGACATCTGATCTCGGCGAGCGGCGATGGTTGCATATTCATCTGGCAGGTGCCTCATGATATGATAGTCACCATGCAGGCGAGGATGTCGCAGCAGCGTCTGAGATCGGGTCATGCTCCTTTGCCTCGGCCACTGGCGCCCATTTCTCCGCCGGATGGTATTGTCCTAGAATCACCGAGCAGCGAAATCGAGCAACCCAAATTCGGGGTGGCCGAGAGGTTCTCGGATGTGGGCCAACTGCCGCAGTGGGCGATGCGAAAGGCAGCCGGGGATTCGGATAGCGGAGCCCTGTCCATTCCCACGCCCAGTGGATCCACAAATGTACCTGCCATGCATGCCGCCTCATCGATGGGCAACCTCAGTTCATCGCCCAGTCAACAGATGCCGGGATTGGCACCCCGAGCAAGGGGAAGATGGGCCCAGCGGAGCACTCAGCTGGAGCCGACGGCCGATGATCTGCGTTCCAACTCAGAGAGTCCTTTGGGAACCGTCTCGTCTGTAGGTGGTCATAGCGGTGTGAATGTCCAGACCTCTGATTACAATAGTGCATCTTCCAAGGACATTACGTACAATCAAACGTATTTGAGTGAGGACTCGTCTATTGATTCCGGGATGGAGACGCGAAGGGGCGAGCTCAAGTTcatcggcagcagcagcaatggaACAGTGGTCACCGTGTCCTCCGTCTCCTCGCTGGCCGTTTCTGCCTCCAATGGTGCCATGTCAACCGGTTCTGGAGCTGCCCAACAGCGTCTCCAGCTGCCGGATAAAAGGTTGAAGCCGGGTCTGCGCTTCGATACCCACTCCCATGATCATGATGGTGATGTGGAGGATATTTCCGATGGGGAAAGAACCAGCTCCGACCATGGAATGTTCTACAACAACCTGGCGCCCAGCACGCCAAC AGATTTCAAGGTGACGGCCATGAACGAGGACGAGCTGCGCAAGTCGGTGCGCCGTCAGAAGTTCGAGAAGTCCGGCCTTCAGCTTACCCCTTCGGCGCtcagcggaaacggaagttcGCATACGGCGAGCACAGGGACGGGAACAGGAACCTCCGATACCGAGGACGAGGGCTCCACGCCCAGTGCCGAAAATGCCGAGCGTTCGCTGGCCTCCACGCTGGGCGGCAGCTCGGAAAATCTGCCCCAGAGCAGCGGAAATAGCTTCCTGCACGCCGCTCTGCCCGAGGGACCGGGATTAATAACTTCGCCCATGGAACGGGGTGGCAGCA GTCGCCGCAGCATCAGTGCGAAGCACAAtacggaaaatgggaaaagcgtGGCCGCACCGCCCACCATCACCAAGTCATATACGAGCACCAAAaaggaggagctgctgcaggTCATCAACAAGGTCAAGCAGCAGCTGGAGAAT GGTACGCGCAAAAATGGCAACACAAGGTTGAATGCTATAGCCGAG GTAGGCCATAGACCCCTTCGGGGAAGCCATAGCATATCGGACCTGAGTCTGGCTGCCAATTTGGATGGATCGAGGAATGCGGGCGGAGGACCGGGACGTTACTCGAAGCCAG GCAATCCCAAAACTCTGAATCCCATGCCCATCGAGGAGTCCTCCATACGCCGCGCCTGCTCGCTGAGTGACCTGCACATGGGCAACTTTGGCAAGC CTGGCAAATCGAATGGCACGCCGCAGAAGCCGCAGGTTCAGCACCGAAATGGAAATGTCTCGCGTTCGGCCAGCAAAAGGAACAGTTTGCAGGGCAAAACTGGATTGGGTGCCTCCAGCAACTCCATGAATGTCCTCAATCAGGGT agcgATTCGGAACCCGAGGACAGCAATCGTTTGCGTAGTGCCACCAACGGACAGGGACGTAGCAACGGACCCATTG CTGCCAATCGCCAGTACAGCAACAAGGTCAACAATGTCAACAACAATCGTCGAAAGACGCCAAACTTTAGCAGTG CCACACCCATGCAGGACGACTCCAGCTCCGAGGAGACGCCCAATAGCACTGTCAACAACAAGCCCATTGTGCCACCAAGACCAAGAAATCTGGGCTTTGATCACAAGAGCAAGCTAATGATTAACAATACTGGCAGCCCAGGCGGAAATGCCAAGCAGAGAAGTGGAGTGACCTCCACGGAGGATTACGAGGGCACAGATC CCGAGGCCCAAGTACACAATGTGATTAATAAACTTTATACGACTACACAGGCAGCTATGCAGCTGCATGCgaatctgaagaattcgctgCTGCTGAAGGAACTGGAGAACGCCCTTATTATGTCCAGAAATATGCTGAGCAGCATCACCAATAG ACAAGCGGATAAGACAAACAACGGAGGCGGAGTGGGCGGGGGATTGGGAGTGGGTGGTAGTGGGGGATTGAACCACGAGCAGCTGAGCGCTGACAACGGAGACTATCTGATGATGGTCAACAACTGTGCCGATCTTTTGAGCAATTTACGCACGAAGCACAAACCCGATGACTGTGAGAATAACTCCTAG